A single Dreissena polymorpha isolate Duluth1 chromosome 14, UMN_Dpol_1.0, whole genome shotgun sequence DNA region contains:
- the LOC127857656 gene encoding uncharacterized protein LOC127857656 encodes MAHALKCGPCLFEDVTVDPQHFCVDCLEYLCMACAREHRRHKTLREHKLLGETELPQDATLFEEMKKLSHCSIHDDIELDQYCKNHNVLICLHCLKNDHRLCEDRIDLTKLLENEYASENVRERIFELQRKCQVQLTKTMELSDAANTNSKEVEQHINTLVETLTKNVQNLEKKLNEERERLISPVTESVRLSMQTLSSIEKKAIHYANLFDVASTFGTMKHNVVLHFVVSMLMKDLEANDLLKKNSTAKIKCVQAFSSEEIVNMMGQFSLASACSDEQGSELCSDEALEEDSVRFPPSKTRTVATQVEELVDSHTKTSKKSLHKMKISYNNVKLLPCECLKRDDEFPPVIGLDVLTDGRILLLHERMIKVYSLKLVLVSKLSFDVNSYAKDMCVLEDKQDGVFTVALCLYRLCNCQITVMEYTGGFCEKYTINCKYYFKSITLLGHHFLVVGSGPIQLLDISTGRVCYAFDDTMWASNGSKIDTNINRVRACIATKKIALACSDTVYRVNIEDDECQNDTLHAVCPFVWKYEQGRDSRPDIKGNKDVKCDSQGNMYIANTCGVYQFCPEDGLFKERPLITIRANCTAIAIDEHRNRIVVACSNSTNSNLIYVYEYELPASE; translated from the coding sequence ATGGCGCACGCGCTGAAATGTGGTCCTTGCTTGTTCGAGGATGTTACAGTTGATCCACAACATTTCTGTGTTGACTGCTTGGAATATCTGTGCATGGCGTGTGCACGAGAACATCGAAGACACAAAACATTACGTGAACATAAATTACTCGGAGAGACTGAACTGCCACAAGACGCAACattatttgaagaaatgaaaaaattgtCGCATTGCTCCATACACGATGACATTGAACTTGACCAGTATTGTAAAAATCATAATGTTTTGATATGCCTGCATTGTCTGAAAAACGACCACAGATTGTGTGAAGATCGGATAGACCTTACAAAATTGTTGGAAAATGAATATGCGTCTGAAAATGTACGTGAACGAATCTTTGAGCTCCAGAGAAAGTGTCAAGTACAACTGACCAAAACGATGGAATTATCAGATGCAGCAAATACCAATAGCAAAGAAGTAGAGCAGCATATCAATACTTTAGTTGAAACCTTGACGAAGAACGTTCAAAATCTAGAGAAGAAGTTAAACGAAGAGCGCGAACGATTAATATCGCCTGTGACGGAGTCTGTTAGACTTTCTATGCAAACACTGTCAAGTATCGAAAAGAAAGCTATACATTATGCGAACCTATTCGATGTAGCGTCAACGTTTGGTACGATGAAACATAATGTAGTCCTCCATTTCGTGGTGTCAATGTTGATGAAAGATTTAGAAGCAAATGATTTACTGAAGAAAAATTCAACTGCgaaaataaaatgtgtacaagCTTTCAGCAGTGAAGAGATTGTAAACATGATGGGTCAATTCAGTCTAGCGTCAGCATGTTCGGACGAACAAGGCTCGGAATTATGCAGTGATGAAGCATTAGAAGAAGATTCAGTGAGGTTCCCTCCTTCTAAAACACGAACTGTAGCAACACAAGTGGAAGAACTGGTTGATTCACATACAAAAACATCAAAGAAGTCTCTACATAAAATGAAGATATCttataataatgtaaaattattGCCTTGTGAATGTCTTAAAAGGGACGACGAATTTCCTCCAGTTATTGGTTTAGATGTATTAACGGACGGCAGAATACTATTACTTCATGAACGTATGATAAAGGTTTATTCATTGAAACTGGTATTGGTTTCGAAGTTAAGTTTCGATGTCAATAGCTATGCTAAAGATATGTGTGTTCTGGAAGACAAACAAGACGGCGTGTTTACAGTTGCACTTTGTTTATATCGCCTTTGTAATTGCCAAATTACAGTGATGGAATATACTGGCGGATTTTGTGAGAAATACACTATAAATTGTAAATACTACTTTAAAAGCATCACATTACTTGGTCATCATTTTTTAGTAGTTGGATCAGGTCCAATCCAGTTGCTTGACATTTCTACTGGTCGTGTGTGTTATGCCTTCGACGATACAATGTGGGCAAGCAACGGATCAAAGATTGATACGAACATAAACAGAGTCAGAGCTTGTATAGCAACAAAGAAAATTGCACTAGCCTGCAGTGACACAGTTTACCGAGTAAACATAGAAGATGACGAATGTCAAAATGACACATTGCATGCCGTATGTCCGTTTGTTTGGAAATACGAACAAGGTCGTGACAGCCGACCAGACATAAAAGGAAACAAAGATGTTAAGTGTGATTCGCAAGGgaacatgtatattgcaaatacGTGCGGTGTGTATCAATTTTGCCCTGAGGATGGTCTATTCAAAGAGAGACCTTTGATAACAATCCGTGCAAATTGTACAGCAATAGCAATAGATGAACATAGGAACCGGATAGTGGTTGCTTGTTCGAATTCGACGAATTCAAATCTCATATACGTATACGAGTACGAACTACCAGCTTCAGAATAG